From the genome of Phyllostomus discolor isolate MPI-MPIP mPhyDis1 chromosome 12, mPhyDis1.pri.v3, whole genome shotgun sequence, one region includes:
- the ZNF260 gene encoding zinc finger protein 260, with product MHTGEKSLECNECGKVFSRVSPLGLHLRSHTGKKPYKCSKCEKAFSQKGNFLSQKYHTEEKPYECERTSIQMPSLMKHQRNHTGNKLYACKECGKTFDGKSSLTDHEKIHMREKPFECNQCGRAFSQKQYLIKHQNIHSGKKPFKCDECGKPFSQKENLIIHQRIHTGEKPYECKGCGKAFIQKSSLIRHQRSHTGEKPYVCKECGKAFSGKSNLTEHEKIHIGEKPYKCNECGTIFRQKQYLIKHHNIHTGEKPYECNKCGKAFSRITSLIVHVRIHTGDKPYECKICGKAFCQSSSLTVHMRSHTGEKPYGCNECGKAFSQFSTLALHMRIHTGEKPYQCSECGKAFSQKSHHIRHQRTHTH from the coding sequence ATGCATACAGGAGAGAAATCACttgaatgtaatgaatgtggCAAAGTATTCTCTCGAGTCTCACCTCTTGGTCTACATTTGAGAAGTCACACAGGAAAGAAACCATATAAATGTAGTAAATGTGAAAAGGCCTTTAGCCAGAAGGGGAACTTTCTTTCTCAGAAATATCATACTGAAGAGAAACCGTATGAATGTGAGAGAACTTCTATTCAGATGCCAAGTCTTATGAAGCACCAGAGAAATCATACTGGAAACAAATTGTATgcatgtaaggaatgtgggaaaacCTTCGATGGCAAATCATCTCTCACTGACCATGAGAAAATTCATATGAGGGAGAAGCCATTTGAATGTAATCAATGTGGAAGAGCCTTCAGCCAGAAGCAATACCTTATTAAACATCAGAATATTCATAGCGGAAAGAAACCCTTTAAATGTGATGAGTGTGGAAAACCCTTTAGCCAGAAGGAAAACCTCATTATCCATCAAAGAAtacatactggagagaaaccttatgaatgcaAAGGGTGTGggaaagctttcattcagaagtCAAGCCTCATTAGACACCAGAGAagtcacacaggagagaaaccctatgtatgtaaggaatgtgggaaagccttcagtgGCAAGTCAAATCTCACTGAGCATGAGAAAATTCATATTGGAGAGAAACCGtataaatgtaatgaatgtggaaCAATTTTTAGGCAGAAGCAATACCTCATTAAACATCACAACATTCatactggggagaagccctatgaatgtaatAAATGTGGAAAAGCATTCTCTCGAATTACATCACTTATAGTACATGTGAGAATTCATACAGGTGATAAACCTTATGAATGTAAAATATGTGGGAAAGCCTTCTGTCAAAGCTCATCTCTTACTGTGCATATGAGAAGCCATACAGGTGAGAAGCCCTATGGTTGTAatgagtgtgggaaagccttctcTCAATTCTCTACTCTTGCTCTACATATGAGAATCcatactggagaaaagccttatcagtgtagtgaatgtgggaaagctttcagCCAGAAGTCACATCACATTAGACACCAGAGAACCCATACTCATTAA